A part of Pirellulales bacterium genomic DNA contains:
- a CDS encoding superoxide dismutase produces the protein MAYTLPPLPYAYDALEPYIDKMTMEIHHDKHHAAYVANLNKAIEGTDLGNQPVEELIAHLDKVPEKIRTTVRNNGGGHANHSAFWLMMAKGKGGKPTGKLAEAIDREIGGFEKFTEQFTHNAMGRFGSGWAWLYIDSKTGKLMVGNTANQDSPLMEGNTPVLGIDVWEHAYYLKHQNRRAEYVAAFYNVINWDNAEERYAATTK, from the coding sequence ATGGCTTACACCCTCCCGCCGCTGCCCTATGCCTACGATGCTCTCGAGCCCTACATCGACAAGATGACGATGGAAATCCATCACGATAAGCATCATGCCGCGTATGTGGCGAATCTCAATAAGGCCATTGAAGGGACTGACCTGGGCAATCAGCCGGTCGAGGAACTGATCGCGCATCTCGACAAGGTGCCGGAAAAAATTCGCACCACCGTTCGCAACAACGGCGGCGGACATGCCAATCACTCGGCATTTTGGCTAATGATGGCCAAGGGAAAAGGCGGCAAGCCGACCGGAAAGCTCGCGGAAGCCATCGACCGCGAAATCGGCGGTTTCGAAAAATTCACCGAGCAGTTTACACATAATGCCATGGGACGCTTCGGCAGCGGCTGGGCATGGCTCTATATCGACAGCAAAACGGGCAAGCTGATGGTCGGCAACACGGCCAATCAAGACAGTCCGTTGATGGAAGGCAACACGCCCGTGCTGGGAATCGACGTATGGGAACACGCCTACTACTTGAAGCACCAGAATCGCCGGGCGGAATATGTGGCCGCGTTTTACAATGTGATCAATTGGGACAACGCGGAAGAGCGCTACGCCGCCACGACGAAATAG
- a CDS encoding ABC transporter ATP-binding protein, whose protein sequence is MPLLDIRDLHVQFHTDRGVLRPVDGLSLAVEPGETVGLVGESGSGKSMTSLAVMGLVPPPGRITAGQILFEGRDLRPLAARELARIRGNRIAMVFQDPMTSLNPFLTVAEQLAEVTRLHLGYGRRQAIDHAVEMLGRVGIPGAERRVFDYPHQFSGGMRQRVMIAMALSCRPQLLIADEPTTALDVTIQAQILELIVELQQSEGMAVILITHDLGVVANSCKRVAVMYAGRLVEQAPVDDLFAHPKHPYTLGLLESIPRIDAAQAQLTPIPGQPPDLLALPQGCKFEPRCSHAIDRCKCEDPPWFGSGEQRFRCFNEVKQSPADSLSTKAT, encoded by the coding sequence ATGCCTCTTCTCGATATCCGCGACTTGCATGTGCAATTTCACACCGATCGTGGCGTGCTGCGGCCGGTCGACGGCTTGTCGCTGGCGGTCGAACCGGGAGAAACAGTTGGCCTCGTGGGCGAGAGCGGTTCCGGCAAGAGCATGACCAGCCTGGCTGTGATGGGGCTTGTGCCGCCGCCCGGGCGAATCACCGCCGGCCAAATTCTCTTCGAAGGGCGCGATCTGCGGCCGCTTGCCGCGCGCGAACTGGCCCGCATCCGCGGCAATCGCATCGCGATGGTTTTTCAAGACCCGATGACGTCGCTCAATCCGTTTCTCACCGTCGCGGAGCAACTCGCCGAAGTCACCCGGCTGCATCTCGGCTATGGGCGGCGGCAAGCGATCGATCATGCCGTGGAAATGCTGGGCCGCGTCGGCATCCCGGGTGCCGAGCGGCGCGTGTTCGATTATCCGCACCAATTTTCCGGCGGAATGCGGCAACGCGTGATGATCGCGATGGCACTCTCTTGCCGGCCCCAATTGCTCATCGCCGACGAGCCGACGACGGCCTTGGATGTCACCATCCAAGCCCAAATTCTCGAACTGATCGTCGAATTGCAGCAGAGCGAAGGGATGGCCGTGATTCTGATCACGCACGACTTGGGTGTCGTGGCCAATAGTTGCAAACGCGTGGCAGTGATGTATGCCGGCCGGCTGGTTGAACAGGCGCCGGTCGATGATTTGTTCGCCCATCCGAAACATCCCTACACGCTCGGGCTATTAGAATCGATTCCGCGCATCGACGCGGCCCAGGCCCAACTCACGCCGATTCCCGGCCAGCCGCCCGATCTATTGGCGTTGCCACAGGGCTGCAAATTCGAGCCGCGCTGTTCGCATGCCATCGACCGCTGCAAGTGTGAAGACCCGCCATGGTTCGGCAGTGGCGAGCAGCGGTTCCGTTGTTTCAACGAAGTGAAACAATCGCCGGCCGATTCGCTCTCCACCAAGGCGACATGA
- a CDS encoding ABC transporter permease, with amino-acid sequence MTDHTDPLPAPHRLDDPVDVERYARLLAEADRNRGVSPAREAWQRLRRNRIAIVALGFLVLLALAAVLTPLLPLQPPSQTATAKSFEPPKIWPLFVHSPEIAPEPQPGDPATPAGATPLWIEKQFPQLGPIDRRLVEARVWLFGRWSLNSLFGRDELGRDLLARVVWGARISLMAGLVGALVSLLIGVSYGAIAGYAGGRVDNLMMRVVDVLYSVPFIFIVIYINTILSGHETQLWLDEHGINRITVFYAVIGLVYWLTMARVVRGQVLSLKHEQFVDAARTIGASRGRIIFRHIVPNVLSVVIVYLTLTIPRVMLFEAFLSFLGLGVQPPDVSWGLLANAGFRVITPIKIFWWLFLFPAAAIGMTLFSLNFLGDGLRDALDPRLKNK; translated from the coding sequence ATGACCGACCATACAGACCCGCTGCCGGCCCCGCATCGACTCGACGACCCCGTCGACGTGGAGCGCTATGCGCGGCTGTTGGCCGAGGCGGATCGGAACCGCGGCGTTTCTCCGGCCCGCGAGGCGTGGCAGCGATTGCGGCGGAATCGGATTGCGATTGTCGCCCTCGGGTTCTTGGTCCTATTGGCGCTTGCCGCCGTGCTGACACCGCTCTTGCCGCTTCAGCCGCCGAGCCAAACCGCGACAGCCAAAAGTTTCGAGCCGCCGAAGATTTGGCCGCTGTTCGTCCATTCGCCGGAAATCGCCCCCGAACCGCAGCCGGGCGATCCTGCCACGCCTGCCGGGGCAACGCCACTCTGGATCGAAAAGCAATTTCCCCAGCTTGGCCCGATCGATCGGCGGTTGGTCGAGGCGCGAGTCTGGCTGTTCGGCCGCTGGTCGCTCAATAGCCTATTCGGGCGCGACGAGTTGGGGCGCGATCTGTTGGCCCGCGTCGTGTGGGGCGCCCGCATTTCGCTGATGGCCGGATTGGTCGGGGCGCTCGTGTCGCTCCTGATCGGCGTTTCGTATGGTGCGATCGCGGGCTACGCGGGAGGCCGTGTCGACAATCTCATGATGCGCGTGGTCGATGTGCTCTATTCCGTCCCGTTCATCTTCATCGTGATCTATATCAACACGATCCTCAGCGGCCACGAAACGCAGCTTTGGCTCGACGAGCATGGAATCAATCGCATCACGGTCTTTTATGCCGTGATCGGGCTCGTCTATTGGCTCACGATGGCTCGGGTGGTTCGCGGGCAAGTGCTGTCGCTCAAACACGAACAGTTCGTCGATGCGGCTCGAACGATCGGCGCGAGCCGCGGGCGGATTATTTTCCGGCATATCGTGCCGAATGTGCTGAGCGTCGTGATCGTGTATCTGACGTTGACGATTCCGCGTGTGATGTTATTCGAGGCGTTCTTGTCGTTTTTGGGTTTGGGCGTGCAGCCGCCGGATGTCTCGTGGGGACTGCTGGCCAATGCCGGATTTCGCGTGATCACGCCGATCAAAATATTTTGGTGGCTGTTCCTGTTCCCGGCCGCAGCAATCGGAATGACGCTGTTCTCGCTGAATTTCCTCGGCGATGGCCTCCGCGACGCCCTGGATCCGCGCTTGAAAAATAAATGA